The window CGTCGCGTTCGCCATCAAGGCACCGCTGTGGCCGTTCCACACCTGGCTGCCCGACGCGATGGCCGAGGCGACGCCGTCCAACGGCGTGCTGCTCTCAGGCATCCTCGACAAGGTGGGCGTCTTCGCGATGCTGCACCTGTGCCTGCCGCTGTTCCCGGAGGCCGCGCGCTGGTTCGCGCCGACGATCGTCGTGCTCGCGCTGATCAGCATCCTGTACGGCGCGGTCGTTGCGATCGGTCAGGTCGACCTGAAGCGCCTGATCGCCTACGCGTCCGTGTCGCACTTCGGCTTCATCGTCCTGGGCATCTTCGTGATGACCAGTCAGGGCCAGACCGGCGCGACGCTGTACATGGTCAACCACGGCTTCGCGACCGCCGGCCTGCTGCTCGTCGCCGGCTTCCTGATGTCGCGTCGGGGCTCGCGCCTGATCTCGTCCTACGGCGGGGTGCAGAAGGTGGCGCCGGTCCTGGCCGGGACGTTCCTCTTCGCGGGTCTCGCGAACCTGTCGCTGCCCGGTCTCGCGCCGTTCGTCAGCGAGTTCATGGTCCTGCTCGGCACGTTCACGCGGTACCCGATCGCGGGCTACTTCGCGGTCCTGGGCGTCCTGCTCGCCGCGCTGTACGTCCTGATCGCCTACCAGCGGACAATGGCCGGTGAGCTCACCGAGGGCAACGAGGAGACTCCGGATCTGAAGACCCGTGAGTTGGTCGTCGTCACCCCGGTGATCGTCGTCATCCTCGCGCTCGGGTTCTTCCCGAAGCCGCTGCTCGATGTCATCGACCCGGCCGTCGACCGCAAGCTCGCCCAAGTCGAACGGGTCGACCCCGCACCGGAACACCCGGCCGGCACGCCGGCCTCGGTCGCGCACTCGGCGGCCGGTAGCGCAGAGGAGTCCAAGTGATCAGCCTGGCGGCGGCGGAGCCGCTCATCCCCGCCCCGAAGATCGAGTACTACCAGCTGTCGCCGATCCTCATCGTGTTCGCGGCGGGTGTGCTCGCGGTCGTCATCGAGGCGTTCGTGCCGCGGGCGCACCGTCGACTCCTGCAGATCGGGCTCTCCCTCACCGGTCTGATCGCCGCCTTCGTCGTGGTCTGCACGCTGACCGACGAGGCGCAGGAGAACGCTCGCGCCGTCCCGCAGCGCGCCGCCGCCGAAGGGTCGATCGCCGTCGACGGGATGACGCTGTTCCTGCAGGGCACGATCCTGCTGCTCGGCGTGATCGCGGTGCTGCTGCTGGCCGAGCGCCGCCTCGGCGGCGAGTTCGCCGCGTCGGCCGCGACCGTCCCGGGCTCGGCGGCGGAGAAGGAGGTCACGCGTCGCGGGTGGACGCAGACCGAGATCTACCCGCTGATGATGTTCTCGATCGGCGGCATGCTGATCTTCCCGGCGGCGAACGATCTGCTGCTGATGTTCGTCGCGCTCGAAGTCCTCTCGCTCCCGCTGTACCTGCTCTGCGGCCTGGCCCGTCGCCGACGCCTGCTCTCGCAGGAGGCCGCGCTCAAGTACTTCCTGCTCGGTGCATTCTCCTCCGCGTTCTTCCTCTACGGCATCGCGATGCTCTACGGCTACGCCGGGAGCGTCCGCCTGTCGGAGATCAACGCCGCGGTGTCCGGCAGCGAGTCCAACGACGCGCTGCTGCTCATCGGCATGGCCCTGCTCGCCGTCGGTCTGCTGTTCAAGGTCGGCGCCGTCCCGTTCCACGCGTGGACCCCGGACGTCTACCAGGGCGCCCCGACCCCGATCACGGCCTTCATG of the Sporichthya polymorpha DSM 43042 genome contains:
- a CDS encoding NADH-quinone oxidoreductase subunit M produces the protein MDDFPFMTVAMVVPLVGAAIAGLTPRSQGELARRVALIASLVTLGVVIVAAFQFDPDGSRYQMVENHNWIPEFGVSYALGVDGIGFTMVLLTAALMPILLLASWRDLDEGEHAQTGPGGGTPQLYVSMMLVLEAMAIGQFAALDVFLFYVLFEAMLIPMYILIGRFGGPQRQYAAVKFLLYNLFGGLLMLVAVVWINFAGPGGEKAYYLPNLIGYDFGTETARWMFLGFFVAFAIKAPLWPFHTWLPDAMAEATPSNGVLLSGILDKVGVFAMLHLCLPLFPEAARWFAPTIVVLALISILYGAVVAIGQVDLKRLIAYASVSHFGFIVLGIFVMTSQGQTGATLYMVNHGFATAGLLLVAGFLMSRRGSRLISSYGGVQKVAPVLAGTFLFAGLANLSLPGLAPFVSEFMVLLGTFTRYPIAGYFAVLGVLLAALYVLIAYQRTMAGELTEGNEETPDLKTRELVVVTPVIVVILALGFFPKPLLDVIDPAVDRKLAQVERVDPAPEHPAGTPASVAHSAAGSAEESK
- the nuoN gene encoding NADH-quinone oxidoreductase subunit NuoN, with the translated sequence MISLAAAEPLIPAPKIEYYQLSPILIVFAAGVLAVVIEAFVPRAHRRLLQIGLSLTGLIAAFVVVCTLTDEAQENARAVPQRAAAEGSIAVDGMTLFLQGTILLLGVIAVLLLAERRLGGEFAASAATVPGSAAEKEVTRRGWTQTEIYPLMMFSIGGMLIFPAANDLLLMFVALEVLSLPLYLLCGLARRRRLLSQEAALKYFLLGAFSSAFFLYGIAMLYGYAGSVRLSEINAAVSGSESNDALLLIGMALLAVGLLFKVGAVPFHAWTPDVYQGAPTPITAFMAAATKVAAFGALLRVFYVGLGGAKWDWHPMFWGVAIATMLFGSLVALVQTDVKRMLAYSSIAHAGFILVGLVATNAEGLSATMFYLLAYGFSTIAAFAIVSLVRDGTGEATHLSQWAGLGRRSPVVGGLFALLLLAFAGIPLTSGFTAKFAVFSASVSAGATPLVVVGVLSSAIAAFFYIRVIVLMFFSAPVTDGPRVVVPSTTTALAVWIGVAVTVFLGVAPQPVLDLADNASFLIS